The genomic window CATCCAGAAACTCAAGAAGCAAATCAGAAAGTGAAGCCAACTGCTTCGCCTCCAATCTGATCGTTTCCTTGTATAAGGAAGATACAGAAACCTATCCAAGAGAAGTTGAGGAGCTGACACGACTCTATGGACTTCCGGAGAGTTGTTATCGGTTTTTGATATGAAATGGAATAAACTACAGATTTTCGAAAGATGATACTGTAGTTTATTCTATTTTTTAGATCAAAATCATTTTGGATTGTAAGAATTTACTCAGTGTCGTTAGCAAAAAAATACCGAATCATTATAAAAAAAGGTTTTACCAATCTATTTCTCAAAATTAGTAGTTTTCTCTGGTTCAATTTTGATAAATGATGATAAGTAACGCAATAAAAAAAGTAACATTTCCATTATATATATAACTATTCTGATTTTTATTTTTTTCAAATAAGTAAAGCAGCAACTTCGATAACAATCACAAAATTTCTAATAAAACGAATTTCCCCTCTTCTTATTTACTTTACCTAAATTGTTTATAGTCCTTATATAACTAATTTATTTTATTTTAAACGAAATATGTAAATCCTTGGTGCAAAATTTAATTAATTATCTTTAGTTATATAACGTTTTAAATACGAAAAACGCTGTGTAATATGTACATATATTATTTTACAATAACAAATCATGTGTGCTAACATTCATTTGAAAGCGATTGCAAAAAACATCTTGATAACGTGGCTAGTTAAAAAATCGATGAATAAAATTTGCACCGTTTTTTAAAGATCAACTGTTCAAGTGGTTTTGAAATTTTGGGAGGATATGTATATAAAAAACTACTTTTTCAAGAGATGCTTACTCGTTCTTTCTCCTTTTTATATAGTGTTCAAAATATACTAACAAATTTTTTATACTTAAAAAACTTATAGCTTAATTGTATGATTACCTATACTACTACCATCTTTAAACTAACAATGAAATGATTAAGTATATTATTTAAATTTGGTTAAACATAATTTTGAATAGTATTCTTATTATTTCGGCGACTATCACTAGATGCCGTTAAGTGAAATAAATTTTTGGGAGGACTATATGGCTAAGAAAAAAGTTATAGGACAGAATGGTAAAGCTTACGTAGTAAAAGAGAAAAAACCGTTTTACAAAAAAGTTTGGTTCTGGGTCATTGCAACAATTTTACTTTTTGCTGTTGGCGGCTCATTGACTGGAGGAGGTAATAATAACAGTTCAGATACAATTACTGCTAAATCATCTGAAGAAGAGATATTCTCTGATCCAGAAACTTCTGAGACTACTTCCAATATTCCAGAAGTTTCAACCGAAATCACACAATCTTCTGCAGAAGAAACCATAACATCTCCAAATACATCTGAAACTACTGAACAACCGAGTTCTAATGATGATGTCTCTCTCGAGTTCTCAAATGCGCTAAGATCTGCTAATGATTATTTGAACTATACTTCATTCTCACAACTGGGACTGTATGATCAACTGATTTATGAACAGTATCCTCCTGAAGCAGCTCAATATGCCATTGATAATGTGGATGCTGATTGGAACCAACATGCGTTACAAGCTGCACAAGATTATTTGGATTACTCATCTTTTTCAAAAGCTGGCCTTTACGATCAATTGATTTATGAGCAATATACACCTGAGCAAGCACAATTTGCTATTGATAGTATAGAAGCTGATTGGAACCAACATGCATTACAAACTGCACAAGATTACTTGGATTACTCTGCCTTTTCAAAAGCTGATCTGTACGATCAGTTGATTTATGAACAGTATACATCTGAGCAAGCACAGTTTGCCATTGATAATTTACCGTAATGATCATAGATTTTTTCAGAAACAGTAAGTTAGTTGCTTACTGTTTTTTTGCTGGTAACCTGCATTTTTTTCATCATCAATCTATGTTACAATTTCCTTATAAAATTATAGGAGAGACAATTATGAACTATCATCCCCAAGAAAGTATCATGAGTAAGTTGATCCAATTACAAAGACAAGAACATTCGATTATTGCTGCTGTTATAGATAACAAGAATATGATTTTATCGATTGGTAAAACAACTGTCTTTATTGACAATGATCCCACTTCTCATGCTGAAGTAAACGCAGTAAGACAAGCTTGCAAGAAACTAAATACACATAGACTACCACAAGGTTATTGGTTATATAGTACCTTTGAGCCATGCCCTTTGTGTAGCTCAGCAATTATTTGGGCAGGTATAGACGGCGTAGTCTACTCTAATAATCCAGCATACCGTGGAAAAGAGCAAAATTGGTCATTCATATCTTGCGAAGAAGTTCTTCAAAAAGGATCTTATATACATGATGTTTCATTAATCAAAGATTTCATGATTGATGAGATTAAAGATTATTTTACTTGATTATCTAAAGTCGATAAATATCTAACTGTTTGCATCCAATTCATTTATTCTGTGATTTCACTTATTTTGAAATACAATAATAAAAAAATTCATGTTTCATCTATTAAGTTTTTTTCCAAAACCCTCATCAACCGTGCAAATTGATCTATCTCCTTTGACACTTCCTTGTATCCCCACTTTTCATATAGTCCTTCATGCTGTGTAGTTATATAAACATTTCTAAACCCAATTTCCGTTAATCTACGTTCGCCTATTTCTACTAATTCCTTACTAATGTGATTTCCCCGATATGCTGGTGTGACAAAGACAGTCGCAATATTTGGCGTGTATTCATTCGTGTAGATAATATCTTTTTTGACAAGAGTACAAAATCCCACAATTTCGTCTTTTTCTTTTGCGATAATCACAGATTCCCAATCTGTGAATTCGTGCTTTGCCATTTTATCTGCTGTATACTTTGCTGCCTTCCAATCAAATTGACGAATAGTATTAGCTACTTTAAGCCATTCAGGGTGATCATTCGTTAAGATGAGATAATCCA from Enterococcus sp. DIV1094 includes these protein-coding regions:
- a CDS encoding Ltp family lipoprotein, with translation MAKKKVIGQNGKAYVVKEKKPFYKKVWFWVIATILLFAVGGSLTGGGNNNSSDTITAKSSEEEIFSDPETSETTSNIPEVSTEITQSSAEETITSPNTSETTEQPSSNDDVSLEFSNALRSANDYLNYTSFSQLGLYDQLIYEQYPPEAAQYAIDNVDADWNQHALQAAQDYLDYSSFSKAGLYDQLIYEQYTPEQAQFAIDSIEADWNQHALQTAQDYLDYSAFSKADLYDQLIYEQYTSEQAQFAIDNLP
- a CDS encoding nucleoside deaminase yields the protein MNYHPQESIMSKLIQLQRQEHSIIAAVIDNKNMILSIGKTTVFIDNDPTSHAEVNAVRQACKKLNTHRLPQGYWLYSTFEPCPLCSSAIIWAGIDGVVYSNNPAYRGKEQNWSFISCEEVLQKGSYIHDVSLIKDFMIDEIKDYFT
- a CDS encoding GNAT family N-acetyltransferase yields the protein MDYLILTNDHPEWLKVANTIRQFDWKAAKYTADKMAKHEFTDWESVIIAKEKDEIVGFCTLVKKDIIYTNEYTPNIATVFVTPAYRGNHISKELVEIGERRLTEIGFRNVYITTQHEGLYEKWGYKEVSKEIDQFARLMRVLEKNLIDET